One Lutra lutra chromosome 18, mLutLut1.2, whole genome shotgun sequence genomic window carries:
- the LOC125090649 gene encoding mRNA turnover protein 4 homolog: MPKSKRDKKVSLTKTAKKGLELKQNLIEELQKCVDTYKYLFLFSVANMRNSKLKDIRSAWKHSWMFFGKNKVMMVALGRSPADKYKDNLHQVSKKLRGEVGLLFTNCTKEEVNEWFTKYTEMDFARAGNKATFTVTLDPGPLEQFPHSMEPQLRQLGLPTALKRGVVTLLSDHEVCKEGDVLTPEQARVLKLFGYEMAEFKVTIKYMWDAQSRRFQQMGDDLPESASESAEESEGEDNG; encoded by the coding sequence ATGCCCAAATCCAAGCGCGACAAGAAAGTTTCCTTAACCAAAACTGCCAAGAAAGGCTTAGAACTGAAACAGAACCTGATAGAAGAGCTTCAGAAATGTGTGGACACGTACAAgtaccttttcctcttctctgtggcCAACATGAGGAACAGCAAGCTAAAGGACATCCGGAGCGCCTGGAAGCACAGCTGGATGTTCTTTGGCAAAAACAAGGTGATGATGGTGGCCTTGGGTCGAAGCCCAGCTGACAAGTACAAAGACAACCTACATCAGGTCAGCAAGAAGTTGAGGGGTGAGGTCGGTCTCCTTTTCACCAACTGCACCAAGGAGGAAGTGAATGAGTGGTTTACAAAATACACGGAAATGGACTTCGCTCGAGCTGGAAACAAAGCAACTTTCACTGTGACCCTGGACCCAGGGCCCCTGGAGCAGTTCCCCCACTCCATGGAGCCACAGCTGAGGCAGCTGGGCCTGCCCACCGCCCTCAAGAGAGGTGTGGTGACCCTGCTGTCCGACCACGAGGTGTGCAAGGAGGGCGATGTGCTGACCCCAGAGCAGGCCCGTGTGCTGAAGCTTTTCGGGTATGAGATGGCTGAATTCAAGGTCACCATCAAATACATGTGGGATGCACAGTCCAGAAGGTTCCAGCAGATGGGAGATGACTTGCCCGAGAGTGCATCCGAATCAGCAGAAGAATCAGAGGGGGAGGACAATGGCTGA